The following are from one region of the Rhodopirellula sp. P2 genome:
- a CDS encoding arylsulfatase, with product MMFEHGKSHAIKNTLHGMFLVGLVLLTNPLAAQETDREVPVNRRVLPIAAPWQPPIKTLDARDATAPPVFKVEAPKDAPNVVIIMIDDLGFGGTSAFGGVTPTPTFDRLAKNGLRYNHFHSTALCSPTRQALLTGRNHHSVNMGSITEIATSFPGQTGKLPESCAKLPEILRLNGYSTAHFGKCHEVAVWEISPSGPLTRWPTLSGFDKFYGFLGGETNQWSPAIYDGITPVDNPAKGDPDYHFMNDMTTQAINWIRAQQSLTPDKPFFTYFVPGATHAPHHVPESFIKKHEGKFDAGWDVMREQIFDNQKRLGVIPKNAELAEKPEDIKDWDDLSPKEKKLFSRQAEVFAAFLDMADFEIGRLVDAIDELGELDNTMIVFIAGDNGTSAEGGMNGMYNEMTYFNGVEETVDDMLQHYDEWGSASTYPHMAAGWAVCFDSPFTWTKQVASNYGGTRQGTVIHWPAGIKAKNGLRQQWHHVIDIAPTVLEAAGLPQPRIVNGVGQRPMEGVSMLYSFDDAQAADRHLVQYFEIMGNRGVYYDGWFAGTVHMYPWAPPRNKLLDDVWELYHVAEDFSMANNLAAKHPEKLKELQEVFLSEAVKYKVLPIDDRRQLRLNAKLAGRPTLMGDRTSLTVYEGLGFLPENDFIDTKNRSFEIVAEIETQGKETNGVIVSQGGRFGGWSLYLKEGKPVYTYNYLGLESYSVTSKDVLPVGKSTLQLDFAYDGKSADGQPKLGAGGTATLKVNGQPVGSGNVEKTQFAIWSADETANVGLDRETSVSPDYTEESSKFTGKIDKVTLTVK from the coding sequence ATGATGTTCGAACATGGAAAGTCACATGCAATCAAGAACACGCTGCACGGCATGTTCTTGGTTGGACTCGTCCTCCTAACAAATCCGCTCGCGGCACAGGAGACTGACCGAGAGGTGCCAGTCAACCGACGTGTGCTGCCCATCGCGGCTCCTTGGCAACCACCGATCAAAACGTTGGACGCCCGCGATGCCACAGCTCCGCCAGTGTTCAAGGTCGAAGCGCCCAAGGATGCGCCCAATGTGGTGATCATCATGATTGATGACCTTGGTTTTGGTGGCACCAGCGCGTTCGGCGGCGTCACCCCAACGCCCACCTTCGATCGACTCGCGAAAAATGGTTTGCGGTACAACCATTTTCATTCGACCGCGTTGTGCTCTCCCACACGTCAAGCTTTGTTGACCGGTCGGAATCACCACAGCGTGAACATGGGGTCGATCACGGAAATCGCGACCTCCTTCCCAGGCCAAACTGGCAAGCTGCCGGAAAGTTGCGCCAAATTGCCTGAGATTCTGAGACTCAACGGTTACAGCACGGCCCATTTCGGCAAGTGTCACGAAGTGGCCGTTTGGGAGATCAGTCCCAGCGGTCCGCTGACACGTTGGCCGACGCTCTCGGGTTTCGACAAGTTCTACGGTTTCTTAGGTGGTGAAACGAATCAGTGGTCGCCTGCGATCTACGACGGCATCACCCCGGTGGACAATCCGGCGAAGGGTGACCCCGACTATCACTTCATGAACGACATGACGACGCAGGCCATCAATTGGATTCGAGCCCAACAGTCGCTCACGCCGGACAAGCCATTCTTCACCTACTTTGTGCCAGGTGCAACGCATGCTCCGCACCATGTTCCCGAGTCGTTCATCAAAAAGCACGAAGGCAAGTTTGACGCTGGTTGGGATGTCATGCGGGAACAGATTTTCGACAATCAAAAACGCTTGGGAGTCATTCCGAAAAACGCGGAGCTGGCTGAAAAGCCTGAGGACATCAAAGACTGGGACGATCTTTCCCCGAAAGAGAAAAAGCTGTTTTCGCGACAAGCGGAGGTCTTCGCGGCTTTCCTGGACATGGCGGACTTTGAGATCGGTCGGCTGGTCGATGCGATTGACGAGCTGGGTGAACTCGACAACACCATGATTGTCTTCATTGCCGGCGACAACGGCACCAGTGCCGAAGGCGGCATGAACGGCATGTACAACGAAATGACGTACTTCAATGGAGTCGAAGAAACGGTCGATGACATGCTCCAGCACTACGACGAATGGGGCAGCGCCAGCACCTACCCTCACATGGCAGCCGGCTGGGCCGTGTGTTTTGATTCGCCCTTCACCTGGACAAAACAAGTCGCGTCCAACTATGGCGGAACACGCCAGGGAACCGTGATCCATTGGCCGGCAGGGATCAAAGCGAAAAACGGTCTACGCCAGCAATGGCATCATGTGATCGACATCGCCCCCACGGTCTTGGAAGCCGCTGGCTTGCCCCAGCCTCGGATCGTTAACGGCGTCGGCCAGCGTCCGATGGAAGGCGTCAGCATGCTGTACTCCTTCGATGACGCCCAAGCCGCTGACCGGCACTTGGTGCAGTATTTCGAGATCATGGGAAACCGTGGTGTCTACTACGATGGTTGGTTCGCTGGCACGGTCCACATGTATCCCTGGGCTCCACCGCGGAACAAACTTCTTGACGATGTCTGGGAGCTGTACCATGTGGCGGAAGATTTCAGCATGGCGAACAATCTCGCAGCCAAGCACCCCGAAAAGCTGAAGGAGCTGCAAGAAGTGTTTTTGTCCGAAGCGGTCAAATACAAGGTGTTGCCGATCGACGATCGACGCCAACTTCGACTCAACGCCAAACTGGCCGGACGCCCGACGCTGATGGGGGACCGCACTTCGCTGACCGTTTATGAAGGACTGGGCTTCCTGCCGGAAAACGATTTCATCGACACCAAGAACCGCTCCTTTGAAATCGTTGCGGAGATCGAAACGCAGGGGAAAGAAACGAACGGGGTGATCGTCAGCCAGGGCGGGCGGTTCGGTGGATGGAGTTTGTATTTGAAAGAAGGCAAGCCGGTTTACACGTACAACTACCTCGGCTTGGAAAGTTACTCGGTGACCTCAAAGGATGTTTTGCCCGTCGGCAAATCAACGCTCCAACTCGACTTCGCGTATGACGGCAAATCGGCCGACGGCCAGCCCAAGCTTGGTGCGGGAGGCACGGCCACGTTGAAGGTCAACGGGCAACCGGTTGGTTCGGGCAACGTCGAAAAGACCCAGTTCGCGATTTGGTCAGCGGATGAAACCGCCAACGTCGGCCTCGACCGCGAGACCTCCGTGTCTCCTGACTACACCGAGGAATCAAGCAAATTCACCGGCAAGATTGACAAGGTCACCTTGACGGTGAAGTAA
- a CDS encoding FAD-dependent oxidoreductase, with translation MTDISIADAFSTGARGFKRRQFLEFAGLATASACLPQIAVATDAAGEIPADEMAVDVVIVGGGLGGCAAALAATRMGKRVLMTEPTDWIGGQLSQQGVPPDEHSHIETHGCTASYRTFRENVRDHYRRNYPLTKAAQQNARLNPGNGSVSRLCHEPRVAVAVLDAMLAPAVRAGRLTVLLHTEPIQADVDGDRIRSLTFRTEQGTTVTVTAPFFIDASEQGDVLPLTNTEYVTGFESRNQTGEPHAPDQAAPENIQSFTWCFAIDHLDGEDHIIDRPEQYAFWKQHTPDLTPPWSGKLLSLQYSKPNTHTPHDLAFVPPSHGRPPEKTRALNLWLYRRILDPANFVPGTYQSGVTIVNWPQNDYMLGNLITGDEQEITKHLEGSRQLSLSLLYWLQTEAPRPDGGTGWKGLRLRKDIMGTEDGLAKYPYIRESRRIEAEFTILEQHISRAERESLVNQATDKVRAESFRDSVGIGYYHLDLHPSSGGDNYIDFASVPFQIPLGALIPKRMENLIAGCKNIGTTHLSNGCYRLHPVEWSIGEAAGALAAHCLDRHNRPSGVRNDPQSLADFQSLLKRQGFELTWPS, from the coding sequence ATGACTGACATTTCCATCGCCGATGCCTTTTCCACCGGCGCACGTGGTTTCAAGCGTCGTCAGTTCCTTGAGTTCGCGGGACTGGCGACCGCGTCCGCTTGTCTGCCGCAGATCGCAGTCGCAACCGATGCCGCTGGGGAAATCCCCGCTGATGAGATGGCGGTGGATGTCGTCATCGTCGGCGGTGGTCTTGGTGGCTGTGCTGCGGCGTTGGCGGCAACCCGGATGGGCAAACGAGTTTTGATGACGGAGCCCACCGATTGGATTGGCGGGCAACTCAGTCAACAAGGCGTGCCGCCCGACGAACACAGTCACATTGAAACGCATGGCTGCACGGCCAGCTACCGAACATTTCGCGAGAACGTTCGCGACCACTACCGAAGAAACTACCCGCTCACCAAGGCTGCTCAACAAAACGCTCGGTTGAACCCGGGCAACGGCAGTGTCTCGCGACTTTGCCACGAACCCCGCGTTGCTGTTGCTGTCTTGGACGCCATGCTGGCTCCCGCCGTGAGGGCAGGCCGACTGACGGTGCTGCTTCATACCGAGCCGATCCAAGCCGATGTCGATGGCGATCGGATTCGCTCGCTCACCTTCCGCACCGAACAGGGAACGACGGTGACAGTGACGGCACCGTTCTTTATCGACGCCAGCGAGCAGGGCGATGTGTTGCCACTGACCAACACCGAATATGTCACTGGCTTCGAATCTCGAAACCAAACCGGGGAACCACACGCTCCCGACCAAGCGGCCCCCGAAAACATTCAGTCGTTCACGTGGTGCTTTGCGATTGATCACCTGGATGGCGAAGATCACATCATCGATCGCCCTGAGCAGTACGCATTCTGGAAACAGCACACTCCCGACTTAACGCCGCCTTGGTCGGGCAAGTTGCTGTCGCTTCAGTACTCCAAACCGAACACGCACACTCCCCATGACCTCGCGTTTGTCCCGCCGAGCCACGGACGGCCACCTGAGAAAACCCGAGCCTTGAACTTGTGGCTTTATCGTCGCATCTTGGACCCCGCTAACTTTGTCCCCGGCACTTATCAAAGTGGCGTGACCATCGTCAATTGGCCGCAAAACGATTACATGCTCGGCAACTTGATCACCGGCGATGAACAAGAAATCACCAAGCACCTGGAAGGCTCGCGGCAACTGAGTTTATCGCTTCTGTATTGGTTGCAAACCGAGGCGCCGCGCCCGGACGGTGGGACCGGATGGAAGGGGCTTCGATTGCGGAAGGACATCATGGGTACCGAGGATGGCTTGGCCAAGTATCCCTACATCCGAGAGTCGCGAAGAATTGAAGCTGAGTTCACCATCCTCGAACAACACATTTCGCGTGCCGAGCGAGAGTCACTTGTGAACCAAGCAACCGACAAAGTCCGAGCAGAATCCTTTCGCGATTCGGTCGGCATCGGCTATTACCATCTCGATCTGCATCCCAGCAGCGGTGGCGACAACTACATCGACTTCGCCAGTGTTCCGTTCCAAATCCCACTGGGCGCCCTGATCCCCAAGCGAATGGAAAACCTGATCGCGGGATGCAAGAACATTGGCACCACCCATCTCAGCAACGGTTGCTATCGCCTGCACCCGGTCGAATGGAGCATCGGAGAAGCCGCTGGTGCCTTGGCCGCTCATTGCCTTGACCGGCACAATCGACCGAGCGGAGTCCGGAACGATCCCCAGTCACTGGCCGATTTCCAAAGCCTGCTGAAACGGCAGGGATTCGAACTGACGTGGCCTTCCTGA
- a CDS encoding choloylglycine hydrolase family protein: MLRSFRLCQTIALTGLLTLWGTSASACTGITIRPADGSVVFARTMEFGIDLQSNVIIVPRGHSFEGTAPGGKPGMQWTSKFGIVGTNAFDEPLIADGLNEKGLHVGLFYFPGFAKYQEVKSTDAERTLAPWELCSYLLGTCGSVDEAVEAANHVLVGEVVMQKMGFVPPLHLIATDSSGQSMVFEYVDGKLNVHANPLGVVTNSPQFDWHLTNLRNYINLTPQNSQGLDLAGNKIEALGQGSGMLGLPGDFTPPSRFVRAVAYTQSALPVETAEQGVLQAFHLLNQFDIPKGAATSTENGEEVADYTLWTSAADLKNLRHYFRTYENSQIRMVDLRQIDFDANSIQTISMRGEEVIEDLSKTAK, from the coding sequence ATGCTCCGAAGTTTTCGTCTTTGCCAGACAATCGCGTTGACCGGTCTTTTGACTCTCTGGGGCACCTCTGCCTCGGCATGCACAGGGATCACGATCCGGCCCGCTGACGGTTCCGTTGTTTTCGCGAGGACCATGGAGTTTGGGATCGATCTGCAATCGAACGTGATCATCGTTCCTCGAGGTCATTCATTCGAAGGCACTGCCCCCGGTGGAAAACCAGGCATGCAGTGGACATCAAAGTTTGGCATCGTTGGCACCAACGCGTTTGATGAGCCGCTCATCGCAGACGGCCTGAATGAAAAAGGGCTTCATGTCGGCCTGTTTTACTTCCCCGGCTTTGCGAAGTATCAAGAGGTGAAGTCCACGGACGCTGAGCGAACGCTCGCCCCCTGGGAACTATGCTCCTATTTGCTCGGCACGTGCGGCAGCGTGGACGAGGCGGTGGAAGCCGCCAACCATGTTCTCGTCGGCGAAGTGGTGATGCAGAAGATGGGATTTGTGCCACCGCTTCATTTGATTGCTACCGACTCCAGCGGTCAGTCAATGGTGTTTGAATACGTCGACGGCAAACTGAACGTCCATGCGAACCCGCTCGGTGTGGTGACGAATTCTCCGCAGTTCGACTGGCACCTGACCAACCTTCGAAACTACATCAATCTCACGCCTCAAAATTCCCAAGGATTGGATTTGGCGGGAAACAAAATCGAGGCACTCGGGCAAGGCAGCGGAATGCTCGGGCTGCCGGGGGATTTCACTCCGCCGTCACGGTTCGTGCGGGCGGTCGCCTACACTCAATCGGCTTTGCCGGTCGAAACCGCTGAACAAGGAGTGTTGCAGGCGTTCCATCTTTTGAACCAGTTTGACATTCCCAAAGGGGCGGCGACGAGCACCGAAAATGGCGAGGAAGTGGCGGACTACACCCTGTGGACCAGTGCCGCTGATCTAAAGAACCTGCGCCACTATTTTCGGACCTATGAAAACAGCCAGATCCGGATGGTGGACCTTCGCCAGATCGACTTTGATGCCAACAGCATCCAGACAATTTCCATGCGAGGCGAGGAAGTCATCGAAGATCTTTCGAAGACAGCAAAGTAG
- a CDS encoding transglutaminase family protein, giving the protein MIFQVSHRIHFRYDQPVVIQPLTIRLRPRSDGAQRVLHWNCQLSPDPSASNSILDVFGNVAQQVSFEGSHRELTLDVNFEVEASRTNPFDYLSLDSRVTNLPAYYDLRIAQALSPNLHRQVMDRTIGHWAGEISGSVDWQTQPFLLKLCEIIHREYTAETRYEGATFSPSQTFAEKSGACRDLAALFMDACRTQGLAARFVSGYVYEPNRTHGSELHAWAEVYLPGGGWRGYDPTLGIAVADAHIPVAAGPEPEWAAPTEGCYIGEGRSEIVYEVQVTRR; this is encoded by the coding sequence GTGATCTTTCAGGTATCTCATCGGATTCATTTTCGATACGACCAGCCGGTCGTCATCCAACCGCTTACGATCCGACTGCGGCCCCGCAGTGACGGGGCGCAACGTGTGCTGCATTGGAATTGTCAGCTCAGCCCCGATCCATCGGCGTCCAACTCGATTTTGGATGTGTTCGGCAATGTCGCGCAGCAGGTTTCATTCGAGGGCAGTCATCGCGAACTCACCCTGGACGTGAATTTCGAGGTCGAAGCCTCGCGGACCAATCCGTTCGACTACTTGTCGCTCGACTCGCGAGTCACCAATTTGCCTGCTTACTATGACCTACGGATTGCTCAAGCACTGTCTCCCAACCTGCACCGGCAGGTGATGGACCGAACCATCGGTCATTGGGCAGGCGAGATTTCAGGGAGCGTTGATTGGCAAACACAACCCTTTTTGTTGAAGCTGTGTGAGATCATCCACCGCGAATACACCGCGGAAACCCGGTACGAAGGCGCCACCTTTTCGCCCAGCCAAACATTCGCGGAGAAAAGTGGTGCTTGCCGAGACTTGGCGGCGTTGTTCATGGACGCGTGTCGCACACAAGGCTTGGCTGCCCGGTTTGTCAGCGGCTATGTCTATGAGCCCAACCGAACTCACGGATCGGAGCTCCATGCCTGGGCCGAGGTTTATTTGCCCGGCGGCGGATGGCGTGGTTACGATCCAACGCTGGGGATCGCCGTCGCGGACGCCCACATCCCGGTGGCGGCCGGACCTGAACCGGAATGGGCAGCTCCGACGGAAGGCTGCTACATCGGCGAAGGCCGTTCCGAAATTGTCTACGAAGTCCAAGTCACGCGCCGGTAA
- a CDS encoding alpha/beta hydrolase family protein, producing the protein MTSSRSLSVLLLAICWLTPCVQADEGVSHSTPGVWPIDRLKSEVPSYRIEDPNAKIQSLIYEGEMVDGQATEVFSFYASPKTLGIGREGEQYPGIVLIHGGGGTAFADWVWMWANRGYAAIAMDLGGRRAPNPEFDASGKLKPYAGHKRETRVRLAQGGPGDGHPEKFDCIGGGIDDDWPYHAAANVMRAHTLIRSFPEVDADRTAVTGISWGGYTTCLAASLDDRFKAAVPVYGCGFLHEGESVQKPSIDRLGNRRDAWVAAYDPGSHLQKCTVPTLWVNGTHDVHYVLDSYAKSYAKVQGPRTMRIEPRMPHGHQAGWNPPEIQIFVDSILKHTTPLPSVGPLHVSDSGTVTVPFQSDTKIVQSALHFTTEAGLRSKRKWQSVDCVIADGKVQAEGLPPEANTWLVTFTDQRGALVSTEVGFR; encoded by the coding sequence ATGACTTCCTCTCGTTCACTGAGTGTTTTGCTGCTTGCGATCTGTTGGTTGACTCCTTGTGTCCAAGCTGACGAAGGAGTGAGCCACTCAACGCCGGGAGTCTGGCCAATTGATCGGCTGAAGTCAGAAGTGCCGTCCTACCGAATCGAAGATCCCAACGCGAAGATCCAGTCGTTGATTTACGAAGGCGAGATGGTTGACGGCCAAGCGACGGAAGTTTTCTCATTCTACGCCTCGCCCAAAACGCTGGGCATTGGCAGGGAGGGCGAGCAGTATCCAGGCATTGTGCTGATTCATGGTGGCGGTGGGACCGCCTTCGCCGATTGGGTTTGGATGTGGGCGAACCGTGGTTATGCCGCGATCGCAATGGACCTCGGAGGACGCCGCGCTCCCAATCCTGAATTCGATGCGTCAGGGAAGTTGAAACCCTACGCGGGTCACAAACGAGAAACTCGCGTTCGACTTGCCCAAGGCGGCCCCGGGGACGGACACCCCGAAAAGTTTGACTGCATCGGGGGAGGAATCGATGATGATTGGCCGTACCACGCGGCGGCCAATGTGATGCGGGCTCATACCCTGATCCGCAGTTTCCCTGAGGTCGATGCCGACCGCACCGCTGTGACGGGGATCAGCTGGGGCGGCTACACGACTTGCTTGGCCGCTTCGCTGGATGATCGATTCAAAGCCGCTGTGCCTGTTTACGGCTGTGGATTCCTGCACGAAGGCGAATCGGTCCAAAAGCCTTCCATCGATCGTCTTGGCAACCGCCGTGACGCCTGGGTTGCTGCTTACGACCCCGGAAGTCACCTCCAGAAATGCACGGTCCCCACACTATGGGTCAACGGCACGCACGACGTCCACTACGTGCTCGACAGCTATGCCAAGTCCTACGCCAAAGTGCAGGGGCCACGCACGATGCGGATCGAGCCGCGAATGCCGCACGGCCATCAAGCGGGCTGGAACCCGCCGGAAATCCAGATTTTCGTGGACTCGATTTTGAAGCACACGACCCCTCTGCCCTCCGTTGGCCCGTTGCATGTCAGCGACAGCGGCACCGTCACCGTGCCGTTCCAGTCCGACACCAAGATCGTTCAATCCGCATTGCATTTCACGACCGAAGCGGGGCTGCGATCCAAGCGAAAATGGCAATCCGTCGACTGCGTGATTGCGGATGGAAAAGTCCAAGCAGAGGGACTTCCGCCGGAAGCCAACACTTGGTTGGTGACATTCACCGATCAGCGAGGTGCCTTGGTGTCGACCGAAGTTGGATTCCGTTGA